A single genomic interval of Trichocoleus sp. harbors:
- the psb28 gene encoding photosystem II reaction center protein Psb28, whose translation MADPAPAIQFFEGISEELSDVSLRRNRLTGVRTVLMTFRALRSIERFQSYTNRFAKALLLIDSEGNISVTPSSTRFIFSGPEGDDLQRVECAFEIDNDHHWERFMRFMQRYAEANGMEYGEPSKQG comes from the coding sequence ATGGCTGACCCGGCTCCTGCGATTCAGTTTTTTGAGGGCATTTCCGAGGAACTTAGTGACGTTAGCTTGCGCCGGAATCGCTTGACAGGCGTTCGGACAGTGTTAATGACATTTCGGGCATTGAGATCCATCGAGCGCTTTCAAAGCTATACCAATCGATTTGCCAAAGCCCTTTTATTAATTGATAGCGAAGGTAATATCAGCGTCACGCCTTCCTCTACCCGGTTCATTTTTAGTGGACCTGAAGGTGACGATTTACAAAGAGTAGAATGCGCTTTTGAGATTGATAATGATCACCATTGGGAGCGGTTTATGCGTTTCATGCAGCGTTATGCCGAAGCAAACGGCATGGAATATGGCGAACCCAGTAAACAAGGGTAA
- a CDS encoding TIGR01777 family oxidoreductase, producing the protein MKVAVTGATGFVGSRLVERLQSEGHQVLVLTRDANRARRIFPTTAFPKIEIVAYSPLASGDWQQAISGCDAVANLAGAPIAEGRWTSERKQEIFASRQIGTEKIVEAIAKASIKPKVLVNSSAIGFYGTSETTTFDEDSAAGNDFLAEVCQAWEAAAQQVTETGTRLAILRTGIVLGRGGAIAKMLLPFRFFAGGPLGNGHQWFSWIHRDDVVRLMIQAMTQPDMVGVFNATSPNPVRMGELCKVLGEVMGRPSWLPVPDFALELLMGDAAKVVLEGQQVLPKRTQASGFEYQYPTVKQALTEVVSHS; encoded by the coding sequence ATGAAAGTTGCAGTAACCGGAGCCACCGGATTTGTAGGCAGTCGTTTGGTTGAACGGCTCCAGTCAGAAGGACACCAGGTTCTGGTACTTACCCGTGATGCCAATCGTGCCAGACGGATCTTCCCAACAACTGCATTTCCGAAGATTGAAATTGTTGCCTATTCACCTTTAGCCTCAGGAGACTGGCAGCAGGCAATTTCTGGCTGTGATGCAGTCGCTAATCTTGCAGGCGCGCCGATCGCTGAGGGTCGCTGGACATCTGAGCGAAAACAGGAGATTTTTGCCAGCCGTCAGATCGGGACTGAGAAAATTGTGGAAGCAATTGCCAAAGCAAGCATTAAGCCAAAAGTGCTGGTTAACTCTTCCGCGATCGGATTTTATGGCACAAGCGAAACGACAACTTTTGACGAAGACAGTGCAGCAGGCAATGACTTTTTAGCCGAAGTTTGTCAAGCATGGGAAGCGGCAGCACAGCAAGTTACGGAAACCGGAACCCGACTCGCAATTCTAAGAACGGGCATTGTTTTGGGCAGAGGTGGCGCGATTGCCAAAATGCTTCTGCCTTTCCGCTTCTTTGCCGGTGGACCTCTGGGCAACGGTCACCAATGGTTCTCCTGGATTCACCGCGATGACGTTGTTCGCTTGATGATTCAGGCAATGACTCAGCCAGACATGGTAGGCGTGTTTAATGCAACATCGCCAAATCCGGTACGAATGGGGGAACTCTGTAAGGTTTTGGGGGAAGTGATGGGTCGTCCGTCCTGGCTGCCCGTTCCAGATTTTGCTTTAGAACTGCTGATGGGAGATGCAGCAAAAGTGGTTCTAGAGGGACAGCAGGTGTTACCAAAGCGGACTCAAGCCAGTGGATTTGAGTATCAATATCCAACCGTCAAGCAAGCTTTAACAGAAGTCGTTAGCCATTCCTGA
- a CDS encoding Npun_R1517 family heterocyst differentiation transcriptional regulator, with product MKSNSLEHEPINPEFAVYDCEIHLKFRLIEDKRALLDREQLLEILLEALSYGADEYLEPIQTQVEAQEIPEVQASPQMRRQLIRLRNSNELA from the coding sequence ATGAAGTCGAATTCCTTGGAGCACGAACCGATCAATCCGGAATTTGCAGTGTACGACTGTGAGATCCACCTCAAGTTTCGCCTCATTGAAGACAAGCGAGCATTGCTCGACCGGGAGCAACTGCTGGAAATTCTTCTTGAAGCCCTTTCCTATGGGGCAGATGAGTATCTAGAGCCCATTCAAACTCAGGTAGAGGCACAAGAAATTCCCGAAGTTCAGGCATCTCCCCAAATGCGCCGCCAGCTGATTCGCCTTCGCAACTCAAACGAGTTAGCCTGA